Proteins encoded together in one Oreochromis aureus strain Israel breed Guangdong linkage group 23, ZZ_aureus, whole genome shotgun sequence window:
- the LOC116316696 gene encoding NLR family CARD domain-containing protein 3-like isoform X2 has protein sequence MDQCEDREEGVPPSKRARESQSKAQRNQPGTEPSCVSLQSDASVERHIEFKQQPSAAGSITRSDVPTGPTVSQDKTHLDSIFMLLEENLNAFVKNELRKIQKVLSPDYIKSQAEEVLQGDHEMERKSSSEAFLRITANFLRIMKQEVLAQRLENRFPIMCQNKLKSNLKKKFQCVFEGIAKEGNPTFLNQIYTELYITEGETTEVNQEHEIRQIETASRKSDRPETTIRQEDIFKTSLGIDKPIRTVLTKGVAGIGKTFLTRKYTLDWAAEKANQDIQFMFPFTFRELNLLKEKKFSLVELVHHFFTETKESGICSFEDFQVLFIFDGLDECRLHLDFHYTETLTDVTEPTAVGVLLTNLIRGKLVPSARIWITTRPAAANQIHPECVDMVTEVRGFTEQQKEEYFKKRFREEQASKIISHIKTSRSLHIMCHIPVFCWITATVLEDVLKTKKRRELPKNLTEMYIHFLVVQAKVKKVKYDGGAETDPHWSPESRKMIESLGKLAFEQLQKGNLIFYESDLTECGIDIRAASVYSGVFTQIFREERGLYQDKVFCFVHLSVQEFLAALHVHLTFIKSAINLLEEQEISQMCETREFAETQFFVSAVDKTLKSPNGHLDLLLRFLLGLSLKENQTLLRGLLTQIGCSSQTKQENIRYIKEKISQNLSAEKSINLFHCLNELNDHSLVEEIQQALSSGSLSTDKLSPAQWSALVFILLSSEEDLNVFDLKKYSASEEALLRLLPVTKASCKALLNICNLSVRSCEGLSSVLSSLSSNLKELNLSNNNLQDSGVKLLASGLKSSHCILESLSLSGCLIAKEGSDSLASALTSNPSHLRELDLSYNHLGESAVKLLSSGLENPDWSLDTLRVEPSGEQWLRPGLRKYSCQLTIDTNTVHKNLKLSDNNRKVTYVKEEQPYPDHPDRFDEWCPQVLCREGLTGRCYWEVEKNGQVHISVSYGRIPRKGHRDERNDIEFGFNDQSWCLSFSKRGCSAWHNNRETFICSSYSWSGRVGVYVDCPAGALSFYRVSSDDTLIHLHTFNTTFTEPLYAGFGFVFRTTSGFSISLDSSASLCSV, from the exons atggaccagtgtgaggacagagaggagggagtccctccctctaaaagagCCAGAGAGAGCCAGagcaaagctcagag gaaccaacCTGGAActgaacccagctgtgtgtccttaCAGAGTGATGCCTCAGTTGAACGCCACATTGAATTTAAACAACAACCCTCTGCTGCAGGGAG TATCACCAGGTCAGATGTTCCCACTGGTCCGACTGTCTCGCAGGATAAAACAcacctggactccatatttatg CTGTTGGAGGAGAACCTCAATGCTTTTGTGAAGAATGAACTGAGAaagatccagaaggttctgagtccagATTACATAAAGAGTCAGGCAGAGGAGGTGTTGCAGGGTGACCATGAGATGGAGAGGAAGAGCAGCAGTGAGGCATTTCTTAGGATCACAGCGAACTTCCTGAGAATAATGAAGCAGGAGGTGCTGGCTCAACGTCTGGAGAATA GATTCCCCATCATGTGTCAGAATAAACTTAAATCTaacctgaagaagaagttccagtgtgtgtttgagggaaTTGCTAAAGAAGGAAACCCAACctttctgaatcagatctacacagagctctacatcacagagggagagacTACAGAGGTCAACCAAGAACATGAGAttagacagattgaaacagcatccaggaaatcagacagaccagaaacaacaattagacaagaagacatctttaaaacttCACTTGGAATAGATAAGCCAATCAGAACAGtcctgacaaagggagtggctggcattggaaAAACATTCTTAACGCGGAAGTACACACTAGATTGGGCCGCTGaaaaagccaaccaggacatccaattcatgtttccattcactttcagagagctgaatttgttgaaagagaaaaagttcagcctggtggaacttgttcatcacttctttactgaaaccaaagaatcaggaatctgcagctttgaagacttccaggttctgtttatctttgatggtctggatgagtgtcgacttcatCTGGACTTCCACTACACAGAGACCCTGACTGATGTTACAGAGCCCACTGCAGTGGGTGTGCTGCTcacaaacctcatcaggggtAAGCTGGTTCCATCTGCTCGaatctggataaccacacgacctgcagcagccaatcagatccatCCTGAGTGtgttgacatggtgacagaggttaGAGGGTTCACTGAacaacagaaggaggagtacttcaagAAGAGATTCAGAGAAGAGCAGGCCAGCAAAATCATCTCCcatatcaagacatcacgaagcctccacatcatgtgccacatcccagtcttctgctggatcactgctacagttctggaggatgtgctgaaaaCCAAAAAGAGGAGAGAGTTGCCTAAGAActtgactgagatgtacatccacttcctggtggttcaggccaaagtgaaaaaggtcaagtatgatggaggagctgagacagatccacactggagtccagagagcaggaagatgattgagtctctgggaaaactggcttttgagcagctgcagaaaggaaacctgatcttctatgaatcagacctgacagagtgtggcatcgatatcagagcagcctcagtgtactcaggagtgttcacacagatctttagagaggagagaggactgtaccaggacaaggtgttctgctttgtccatctgagtgttcaggagtttctggctgctcttcatgttcATCTGACCTTTATAAAGTCTGCTatcaatctgctggaagaacaagAAATCTCCCAGATGTGTGAAACAAGAGAATTTGCAGAGACACAATTCTTTGTGAGTGCTGTGGACAAGACTTTaaagagtccaaatggacacctggacttgttacTCCGTTTCCTTCTTGGTCTCTCACTGAAGGAaaatcagactctcctacgaggtctTTTGACACAGATAGGATGTAGCTCACAGACCAAACAGGAAAATATCCGGTACATCAAAGAGAAGATCAGtcagaatctgtctgcagaaaaAAGCATCAacctgttccactgtctgaatgaactgaatgatcattctctagtggaggagatccaacaggcCCTGAGTTCAGGAAGTCTCTctacagataaactgtctcctgctcagtggtcagctctcgtcttcatcttactgtcatcagaagaagatctgaatgtgtttgacctgaagaaatactctgcttcagaggaggctcttttgaggctgctgccagtgacCAAAGCCTCCtgcaaagctct acTGAATATCTGTAACCTGTCAGTGAGAAGCTGTGAAggtctgtcctcagttctcagctccctGTCCTCTAATCTCAAAGAACTTaacctgagtaacaacaacctgcaggattcaggagtgaagctgctGGCTTCTGGACTGAAGAGTTCCCATTGTATACTGGAAAGTCTCAG tcTATCGGGCTGTCTGATCGCAAAAGAAGGCTCTgattctctggcctcagctctaacgtccaacccctcccatctgagagagctcgacctgagctacaatcatctgGGAGAGTCAGCAGTGAAGCTCTTGTCTTCTGGACTGGAGAATCCAGACTGGAgtctggacactctcag GGTGGAGCCTTCAGGAGAAcaatggttgagaccaggtctgaggaagt attcctgtcaactcacaatcgacacaaacacagtacacaAGAACCTTAagctgtctgacaacaacaggaaggtgacataTGTTAAGGAGGAGCAgccatatcctgatcatccagacagatttgatgaaTGGTGCCCCCAGGTGCTGTGTAGAGaaggtctgactggtcgctgttactgggaggtcgagaaAAATGGACAGGTTCACATATCAGTAAGTTACGGAAGAATCCCAAGAAAAGGGCACAGAGATGAAAGAAATGACATTGAATTTGGATTTAATGATCAGTCCTGGTGTCTCAGCTTCTCTAAACGAGGTTGCTCTGCTTGGCACAACAATAGAGAAACGTTCATCTGCTCTTCCTATTCTTGGTCTGGCAGAGTAggagtgtatgtggactgtcctgctggcgctctgtccttctacagagtctcctctgatgacactctgatccacctccacaccttcaacaccacattcactgaacctcttTATGCTGGATTTGGGTTTGTGTTCAGAACAACATCAGGGTTTTCGATCTCTCTTGATTCTTCAGCTTCTCTGTGTTCAGTTTAG
- the LOC116316696 gene encoding NLR family CARD domain-containing protein 3-like isoform X1 produces MDQCEDREEGVPPSKRARESQSKAQRNQPGTEPSCVSLQSDASVERHIEFKQQPSAAGRNTVRTTAGSDPSPEPSNVSLKSTASAERVIEFKGQPCTAESITRSDVPTGPTVSQDKTHLDSIFMLLEENLNAFVKNELRKIQKVLSPDYIKSQAEEVLQGDHEMERKSSSEAFLRITANFLRIMKQEVLAQRLENRFPIMCQNKLKSNLKKKFQCVFEGIAKEGNPTFLNQIYTELYITEGETTEVNQEHEIRQIETASRKSDRPETTIRQEDIFKTSLGIDKPIRTVLTKGVAGIGKTFLTRKYTLDWAAEKANQDIQFMFPFTFRELNLLKEKKFSLVELVHHFFTETKESGICSFEDFQVLFIFDGLDECRLHLDFHYTETLTDVTEPTAVGVLLTNLIRGKLVPSARIWITTRPAAANQIHPECVDMVTEVRGFTEQQKEEYFKKRFREEQASKIISHIKTSRSLHIMCHIPVFCWITATVLEDVLKTKKRRELPKNLTEMYIHFLVVQAKVKKVKYDGGAETDPHWSPESRKMIESLGKLAFEQLQKGNLIFYESDLTECGIDIRAASVYSGVFTQIFREERGLYQDKVFCFVHLSVQEFLAALHVHLTFIKSAINLLEEQEISQMCETREFAETQFFVSAVDKTLKSPNGHLDLLLRFLLGLSLKENQTLLRGLLTQIGCSSQTKQENIRYIKEKISQNLSAEKSINLFHCLNELNDHSLVEEIQQALSSGSLSTDKLSPAQWSALVFILLSSEEDLNVFDLKKYSASEEALLRLLPVTKASCKALLNICNLSVRSCEGLSSVLSSLSSNLKELNLSNNNLQDSGVKLLASGLKSSHCILESLSLSGCLIAKEGSDSLASALTSNPSHLRELDLSYNHLGESAVKLLSSGLENPDWSLDTLRVEPSGEQWLRPGLRKYSCQLTIDTNTVHKNLKLSDNNRKVTYVKEEQPYPDHPDRFDEWCPQVLCREGLTGRCYWEVEKNGQVHISVSYGRIPRKGHRDERNDIEFGFNDQSWCLSFSKRGCSAWHNNRETFICSSYSWSGRVGVYVDCPAGALSFYRVSSDDTLIHLHTFNTTFTEPLYAGFGFVFRTTSGFSISLDSSASLCSV; encoded by the exons atggaccagtgtgaggacagagaggagggagtccctccctctaaaagagCCAGAGAGAGCCAGagcaaagctcagag gaaccaacCTGGAActgaacccagctgtgtgtccttaCAGAGTGATGCCTCAGTTGAACGCCACATTGAATTTAAACAACAACCCTCTGCTGCAGGGAG AAATACAGTTAGGACTACAGCTGGATCTGACCCCAGTCCTGAACCTAGCAATGTGTCCTTGAAGAGCACCGCCTCGGCTGAACGGGTCATTGAATTTAAAGGACAGCCCTGTACTGCGGAGAG TATCACCAGGTCAGATGTTCCCACTGGTCCGACTGTCTCGCAGGATAAAACAcacctggactccatatttatg CTGTTGGAGGAGAACCTCAATGCTTTTGTGAAGAATGAACTGAGAaagatccagaaggttctgagtccagATTACATAAAGAGTCAGGCAGAGGAGGTGTTGCAGGGTGACCATGAGATGGAGAGGAAGAGCAGCAGTGAGGCATTTCTTAGGATCACAGCGAACTTCCTGAGAATAATGAAGCAGGAGGTGCTGGCTCAACGTCTGGAGAATA GATTCCCCATCATGTGTCAGAATAAACTTAAATCTaacctgaagaagaagttccagtgtgtgtttgagggaaTTGCTAAAGAAGGAAACCCAACctttctgaatcagatctacacagagctctacatcacagagggagagacTACAGAGGTCAACCAAGAACATGAGAttagacagattgaaacagcatccaggaaatcagacagaccagaaacaacaattagacaagaagacatctttaaaacttCACTTGGAATAGATAAGCCAATCAGAACAGtcctgacaaagggagtggctggcattggaaAAACATTCTTAACGCGGAAGTACACACTAGATTGGGCCGCTGaaaaagccaaccaggacatccaattcatgtttccattcactttcagagagctgaatttgttgaaagagaaaaagttcagcctggtggaacttgttcatcacttctttactgaaaccaaagaatcaggaatctgcagctttgaagacttccaggttctgtttatctttgatggtctggatgagtgtcgacttcatCTGGACTTCCACTACACAGAGACCCTGACTGATGTTACAGAGCCCACTGCAGTGGGTGTGCTGCTcacaaacctcatcaggggtAAGCTGGTTCCATCTGCTCGaatctggataaccacacgacctgcagcagccaatcagatccatCCTGAGTGtgttgacatggtgacagaggttaGAGGGTTCACTGAacaacagaaggaggagtacttcaagAAGAGATTCAGAGAAGAGCAGGCCAGCAAAATCATCTCCcatatcaagacatcacgaagcctccacatcatgtgccacatcccagtcttctgctggatcactgctacagttctggaggatgtgctgaaaaCCAAAAAGAGGAGAGAGTTGCCTAAGAActtgactgagatgtacatccacttcctggtggttcaggccaaagtgaaaaaggtcaagtatgatggaggagctgagacagatccacactggagtccagagagcaggaagatgattgagtctctgggaaaactggcttttgagcagctgcagaaaggaaacctgatcttctatgaatcagacctgacagagtgtggcatcgatatcagagcagcctcagtgtactcaggagtgttcacacagatctttagagaggagagaggactgtaccaggacaaggtgttctgctttgtccatctgagtgttcaggagtttctggctgctcttcatgttcATCTGACCTTTATAAAGTCTGCTatcaatctgctggaagaacaagAAATCTCCCAGATGTGTGAAACAAGAGAATTTGCAGAGACACAATTCTTTGTGAGTGCTGTGGACAAGACTTTaaagagtccaaatggacacctggacttgttacTCCGTTTCCTTCTTGGTCTCTCACTGAAGGAaaatcagactctcctacgaggtctTTTGACACAGATAGGATGTAGCTCACAGACCAAACAGGAAAATATCCGGTACATCAAAGAGAAGATCAGtcagaatctgtctgcagaaaaAAGCATCAacctgttccactgtctgaatgaactgaatgatcattctctagtggaggagatccaacaggcCCTGAGTTCAGGAAGTCTCTctacagataaactgtctcctgctcagtggtcagctctcgtcttcatcttactgtcatcagaagaagatctgaatgtgtttgacctgaagaaatactctgcttcagaggaggctcttttgaggctgctgccagtgacCAAAGCCTCCtgcaaagctct acTGAATATCTGTAACCTGTCAGTGAGAAGCTGTGAAggtctgtcctcagttctcagctccctGTCCTCTAATCTCAAAGAACTTaacctgagtaacaacaacctgcaggattcaggagtgaagctgctGGCTTCTGGACTGAAGAGTTCCCATTGTATACTGGAAAGTCTCAG tcTATCGGGCTGTCTGATCGCAAAAGAAGGCTCTgattctctggcctcagctctaacgtccaacccctcccatctgagagagctcgacctgagctacaatcatctgGGAGAGTCAGCAGTGAAGCTCTTGTCTTCTGGACTGGAGAATCCAGACTGGAgtctggacactctcag GGTGGAGCCTTCAGGAGAAcaatggttgagaccaggtctgaggaagt attcctgtcaactcacaatcgacacaaacacagtacacaAGAACCTTAagctgtctgacaacaacaggaaggtgacataTGTTAAGGAGGAGCAgccatatcctgatcatccagacagatttgatgaaTGGTGCCCCCAGGTGCTGTGTAGAGaaggtctgactggtcgctgttactgggaggtcgagaaAAATGGACAGGTTCACATATCAGTAAGTTACGGAAGAATCCCAAGAAAAGGGCACAGAGATGAAAGAAATGACATTGAATTTGGATTTAATGATCAGTCCTGGTGTCTCAGCTTCTCTAAACGAGGTTGCTCTGCTTGGCACAACAATAGAGAAACGTTCATCTGCTCTTCCTATTCTTGGTCTGGCAGAGTAggagtgtatgtggactgtcctgctggcgctctgtccttctacagagtctcctctgatgacactctgatccacctccacaccttcaacaccacattcactgaacctcttTATGCTGGATTTGGGTTTGTGTTCAGAACAACATCAGGGTTTTCGATCTCTCTTGATTCTTCAGCTTCTCTGTGTTCAGTTTAG